A portion of the Sphingobacterium spiritivorum genome contains these proteins:
- a CDS encoding NAD(P)/FAD-dependent oxidoreductase → MDLYSGLPFWIIKNALYDYNKPLQENLKIDVAIIGSGITGSLVAHELCEAGIKCAIFDKRTVATGSTAASTAQLQYEIDVPLSQMIKDVGEKKAVQAYQSSLQSITDLENVLQQLKVKADFKRVSTVFLASNRKGRRMIGEEYETRSKYGLPVSYLDEEQLMKTYGIEGFGALYNDQSAQMDAYAAATGILNYHYSKKELDIYSPVEIVRYEEKKGGYDLKTKDGFVISCKYVIIAAGFEAGQFLPKEVMHLNSTYALVTNPIEEEQFWKEKSLIWETKSPYFYMRSTADNRIMMGGEDEPFRNPKVRDLLLRKKVRKLSYKLKKMFPEIKFEVSMAWCGTFSSTKDGLPFIGAWPGKKRMLYALGYGGNGITFSMIAAQIIRNTLEGKKDDRSDTFGFERLS, encoded by the coding sequence ATGGATTTATATTCTGGATTACCTTTTTGGATAATAAAAAATGCTCTTTACGATTACAATAAACCCCTTCAGGAAAACTTAAAAATAGATGTTGCCATTATTGGATCTGGAATTACAGGATCACTGGTCGCTCATGAATTGTGCGAGGCTGGAATTAAGTGTGCGATTTTTGATAAAAGAACCGTTGCTACGGGGAGTACAGCCGCCAGCACTGCGCAGTTGCAATATGAGATAGATGTGCCTTTGAGCCAAATGATCAAGGATGTAGGTGAAAAGAAAGCTGTACAGGCTTACCAATCCAGTTTGCAATCCATCACTGATCTGGAGAATGTTTTGCAACAGCTAAAGGTAAAAGCAGACTTCAAGCGGGTTTCTACCGTATTTCTGGCCAGTAACAGAAAAGGCCGGAGAATGATTGGGGAAGAGTATGAAACCCGCAGTAAATATGGTTTGCCGGTATCTTATCTGGATGAAGAGCAGCTCATGAAGACATACGGAATTGAAGGATTTGGAGCGCTTTATAATGATCAGTCTGCCCAGATGGATGCGTATGCAGCTGCGACTGGCATATTAAATTATCATTACAGCAAAAAAGAACTGGATATCTATAGTCCGGTAGAGATTGTCCGGTATGAGGAGAAGAAGGGAGGGTATGACCTGAAAACTAAAGACGGATTTGTTATTTCCTGTAAATATGTAATTATTGCTGCGGGATTTGAGGCCGGGCAATTTTTACCAAAAGAGGTGATGCATCTTAACTCTACTTATGCATTAGTAACTAACCCTATTGAAGAAGAACAGTTCTGGAAGGAAAAGAGTCTGATATGGGAAACGAAGTCTCCCTATTTTTATATGCGGTCTACTGCAGACAACCGGATTATGATGGGAGGGGAGGATGAACCGTTTCGTAATCCGAAGGTGCGGGATTTGTTGCTGCGTAAGAAAGTCCGGAAACTATCCTACAAACTAAAGAAAATGTTTCCTGAAATTAAGTTTGAAGTCAGCATGGCCTGGTGTGGTACATTTTCTTCGACAAAAGACGGATTACCTTTTATCGGTGCATGGCCGGGTAAGAAAAGGATGCTGTATGCATTAGGATACGGAGGTAATGGTATTACTTTCAGTATGATTGCTGCTCAGATTATCCGAAATACGTTAGAAGGGAAAAAAGATGACAGATCGGATACCTTTGGTTTTGAAAGACTCTCTTAA
- a CDS encoding glycerophosphodiester phosphodiesterase family protein yields MKFYSFALGGLALTLGFSSCSMLNKKNQLVNDKFPDFSAEAHRGGRGLYPENTIEAMKMTIENMPHITTLEMDCHITADKKVVVTHDDYLNPKYIRYADGRDIPADKKDLKIYKFDYNELKTYDTGSKPYSDFPDQLKLKTHIPLLSELIDAAEAQAKLYRKSPMFYNIETKSSPKGDNILHPQPSTFVDLMVEVIMNKGIGSRTIIQSFDKRTIQYLHKMYPQLKSSYLIDGKNKQSVDELINDLGFTPFIISPNYTLVTKEFVADCHAKGIKVIPWTANTKEEIKRLKRLKVDGIISDYPNLL; encoded by the coding sequence ATGAAATTTTATTCTTTTGCATTGGGTGGACTGGCTTTAACTTTAGGATTTTCATCTTGTAGTATGTTAAACAAAAAAAATCAACTGGTGAACGACAAATTTCCTGATTTCTCTGCAGAAGCACACAGAGGTGGCAGGGGCTTATATCCGGAGAATACCATTGAGGCGATGAAGATGACCATTGAAAATATGCCTCATATTACAACTCTAGAGATGGATTGTCACATCACAGCAGACAAAAAAGTAGTTGTTACACATGATGACTATTTAAATCCCAAATATATCCGCTATGCAGATGGAAGAGATATCCCTGCTGACAAAAAGGATCTGAAAATCTATAAATTTGATTATAACGAACTCAAAACTTACGATACAGGTTCTAAGCCGTACAGCGATTTTCCGGACCAGTTAAAGCTGAAAACGCATATTCCATTACTATCCGAACTTATAGATGCAGCAGAAGCCCAGGCCAAATTGTACCGAAAAAGCCCGATGTTTTATAATATCGAAACCAAGAGCTCTCCGAAAGGTGATAATATCCTGCATCCGCAACCTTCTACTTTTGTAGATCTGATGGTAGAAGTAATTATGAACAAAGGCATAGGTTCCAGAACGATTATCCAATCATTTGATAAACGTACTATACAATATCTCCATAAGATGTATCCGCAACTGAAATCTTCCTATCTGATAGACGGCAAGAATAAACAGTCTGTTGATGAGTTAATCAACGATTTGGGTTTTACTCCTTTTATCATCAGTCCGAACTATACGCTTGTTACAAAGGAATTTGTTGCGGATTGCCATGCCAAAGGCATAAAGGTGATTCCCTGGACAGCTAATACAAAAGAGGAGATTAAACGTCTGAAAAGATTAAAAGTGGACGGCATAATCAGTGATTATCCAAACTTACTTTAA
- a CDS encoding MIP/aquaporin family protein — protein sequence MTPFVAELIGTAVLILLGGGVVANVVLNKTKGNNSGWIVITTAWGLAVFCGVVIAGPYSGAHLSPAVTVANMALGKMTFAAGMEYIAAQFAGAMSGAFLVWLMYKDHFDATEDAGAKQAVFCTAPAIRNIPVNLISEIVGTFVLIFTIFHFTDAKLPDNSPVGLGSIGALPVAFVVWVIGLALGGTTGYAINPARDLGPRIMHALLPIKNKAGFDAGYAWVPVIGPVIGSLLAVGLYLVLN from the coding sequence ATGACACCATTTGTAGCTGAACTTATAGGAACAGCAGTATTGATCCTTCTCGGAGGAGGCGTTGTGGCGAATGTAGTATTAAACAAAACAAAAGGAAACAATTCAGGATGGATCGTCATAACTACAGCATGGGGACTGGCGGTCTTTTGTGGAGTAGTTATAGCCGGTCCTTATAGCGGAGCACACCTTAGTCCTGCTGTTACTGTAGCAAATATGGCTCTGGGAAAGATGACTTTTGCTGCAGGTATGGAATATATTGCAGCACAGTTTGCGGGAGCTATGTCAGGAGCATTTCTGGTCTGGCTGATGTACAAAGACCATTTTGATGCGACAGAAGATGCCGGAGCAAAACAGGCTGTATTTTGCACAGCTCCTGCTATCCGTAATATTCCGGTCAATCTAATCAGCGAGATTGTGGGTACTTTTGTGCTGATATTTACGATCTTTCACTTTACAGATGCTAAATTACCAGATAACTCCCCTGTAGGACTTGGTTCTATCGGAGCATTGCCGGTAGCCTTTGTCGTCTGGGTCATCGGTCTGGCACTGGGCGGTACTACCGGATATGCGATCAATCCGGCTCGTGACCTCGGCCCGCGTATCATGCATGCTCTTCTTCCGATCAAAAACAAAGCAGGCTTTGATGCAGGTTATGCCTGGGTACCGGTGATCGGTCCGGTGATCGGCAGTTTGCTAGCTGTAGGACTTTATCTAGTATTAAATTAA
- the glpK gene encoding glycerol kinase GlpK yields the protein MQNKEYIVALDQGTTSSRAIIFNQSGEIEGIAQREFKQHYPQSGWVEHDPQDIWSTQFSVLTEALTKSKINSSKIKGIGITNQRETTVIWDRKTGVPIYNAIVWQDRRTAEYCRSISDKGHGPLIQKKTGLLIDAYFSASKINWILDNVKGARKKAEKGELAFGTIDTWLIWNLTNGETHVTDVTNASRTMIFNIQTMAWDDELLDIFDIPKSILPEVKSSSEIYAETSNEILSHQIPIAGIAGDQQAALFGQMCTAKGMVKNTYGTGCFMLMNIGKKPVISKNKLVTTVAWQIGKEVTYALEGSIFIGGAIVQWLRDELGIIKKSADVEKLAASVEDSNGVYLVPAFAGLGAPIWNPDARGTIVGLSRGANAAHIARAALESIAFQTVDILRAMESDAGLKIKELRVDGGATQNNLLMQFQSDILSSTTVRPEITETTALGAAYLAGLAVGFWKDIEEISKQWKENKKFEPNKKTKTKELLEEWHRAVNATVYWAENK from the coding sequence ATGCAAAATAAGGAATATATCGTTGCATTAGATCAGGGAACAACCAGTTCCAGAGCTATCATTTTTAATCAATCGGGGGAGATTGAAGGTATAGCTCAGCGAGAATTTAAACAACATTACCCGCAATCAGGATGGGTAGAACATGATCCTCAGGACATCTGGTCTACACAGTTTTCAGTACTTACAGAGGCCCTTACCAAATCGAAGATCAATTCTTCAAAAATAAAAGGAATCGGAATCACTAATCAGCGTGAAACAACAGTAATATGGGATAGAAAAACGGGGGTTCCTATCTATAATGCTATTGTATGGCAAGACAGAAGAACAGCAGAATATTGCCGTTCTATCAGTGATAAAGGACATGGACCGCTGATCCAGAAAAAAACCGGCTTACTGATCGATGCTTATTTTTCAGCTTCAAAGATCAACTGGATACTGGATAATGTAAAAGGTGCCCGTAAAAAAGCAGAAAAAGGTGAACTTGCGTTTGGGACAATTGATACCTGGCTGATCTGGAATCTTACCAACGGAGAAACACATGTTACGGACGTCACCAATGCTTCCCGGACGATGATCTTCAATATTCAGACGATGGCTTGGGATGATGAATTACTGGACATTTTTGATATTCCGAAGTCTATTCTTCCGGAAGTCAAAAGCTCTTCTGAAATCTATGCCGAAACTTCTAATGAAATACTCTCTCATCAAATCCCTATCGCAGGTATTGCAGGTGATCAGCAGGCGGCATTGTTCGGACAGATGTGTACAGCCAAAGGTATGGTGAAAAACACATATGGTACAGGCTGCTTTATGCTGATGAATATTGGCAAGAAGCCTGTTATTTCGAAGAATAAGCTGGTTACTACAGTCGCATGGCAGATTGGAAAAGAAGTAACTTACGCACTGGAAGGAAGTATTTTCATAGGCGGTGCGATTGTGCAGTGGCTGCGTGACGAACTGGGTATTATCAAAAAATCTGCTGATGTAGAAAAGCTTGCTGCCTCTGTTGAAGATTCTAATGGGGTATATTTAGTACCTGCATTTGCAGGTCTGGGTGCACCTATATGGAATCCTGATGCAAGAGGAACTATTGTCGGGCTCTCCAGAGGAGCAAATGCAGCCCATATTGCCAGAGCAGCGTTAGAAAGCATTGCTTTTCAGACCGTAGATATTTTACGAGCTATGGAATCAGATGCAGGTTTAAAGATCAAAGAGTTACGTGTTGACGGAGGTGCTACGCAAAATAATCTGCTGATGCAATTTCAATCTGACATTCTGAGTTCGACTACGGTACGCCCTGAAATTACGGAAACAACGGCATTGGGAGCCGCTTATCTGGCAGGTCTTGCAGTGGGATTCTGGAAAGACATTGAAGAAATCTCAAAACAATGGAAAGAAAATAAAAAATTTGAGCCCAATAAGAAAACTAAAACCAAAGAGCTACTGGAGGAGTGGCACCGTGCTGTAAATGCAACGGTCTATTGGGCGGAAAACAAATAA
- a CDS encoding glycerol-3-phosphate dehydrogenase/oxidase — MKFDRNEGINNLYQTQQWDIAIIGGGATGLGIAADAASRGYKTILLEKYDFAKATSSRSTKLVHGGVRYLANGDVKLVYSALHERGLIFRNAPHVARIQSFIIPCYSWFSKLKYLIGLKLYDWMAGSLRIGKSVYLNKNEVLSKLPTVKASSLQGGIQYFDGQFDDARLALNLGQTAAEYGATIINYADVIHIDKNQAAKVSGLTFVDQETGQSHTIQAKSIINATGIFVDDILKLEEPKHKNLVRPSQGTHIVVDKKFLGKSDALMIPETSDGRVLFGVPWHGHVLLGTTDTPLDQHQIEPRPLEEEIKFILDTAYNYMEHAPTRSDILSVFAGLRPLAAPQGDDVNSTKEISRDHKLISNASGLVTITGGKWTTYRKMAEETINLAIKVAALEPKACMTKTLKIHGYAQNEEQGHWKFYGSDAEGIRALAASSPELAAVLHPKFEHIAAEVVWAVRHEMARNVEDVLARRMRILFLDAKASLDMAPQVAKLMAQTLGKDEPWINEQLENYRQLVKNYIIN, encoded by the coding sequence ATGAAATTTGACAGAAATGAAGGAATAAACAACCTTTATCAAACCCAACAATGGGATATTGCCATTATCGGTGGCGGAGCTACCGGTCTAGGGATTGCAGCAGATGCAGCCTCCAGAGGTTATAAAACAATCTTATTAGAAAAATATGATTTTGCGAAAGCCACGTCCAGCCGCAGTACTAAATTGGTGCATGGAGGCGTACGCTATCTGGCTAACGGTGATGTCAAATTGGTTTATTCGGCTCTGCACGAAAGAGGGCTTATTTTTAGAAATGCTCCACATGTAGCGCGAATACAAAGTTTTATTATTCCTTGCTATTCGTGGTTTAGTAAATTAAAATACCTGATCGGTTTAAAACTATACGACTGGATGGCAGGCAGCCTGCGTATAGGGAAGTCCGTATATCTGAATAAAAACGAAGTACTCTCTAAATTACCTACTGTCAAAGCTTCTTCACTTCAGGGTGGGATACAATATTTTGACGGTCAGTTTGACGATGCACGTCTTGCCCTCAATCTGGGGCAAACCGCAGCCGAGTACGGCGCTACGATCATCAACTATGCTGATGTGATCCATATTGATAAAAATCAGGCAGCGAAAGTAAGCGGATTGACGTTTGTCGATCAGGAAACTGGGCAGTCGCATACTATTCAGGCAAAATCCATTATAAATGCAACGGGAATATTCGTCGATGATATCCTGAAACTGGAAGAGCCAAAACACAAAAATCTGGTCAGACCCAGCCAGGGAACACATATTGTCGTTGATAAAAAGTTTCTCGGTAAATCGGATGCACTTATGATTCCCGAAACGAGCGATGGCCGTGTATTATTTGGCGTGCCTTGGCATGGACATGTACTACTGGGAACTACGGATACGCCTTTGGATCAGCATCAGATCGAACCACGCCCATTGGAAGAAGAGATTAAATTTATATTAGATACGGCTTACAATTATATGGAGCATGCTCCTACCCGCTCGGATATATTAAGTGTATTTGCCGGATTGAGACCTTTGGCCGCTCCACAGGGTGACGATGTCAACAGTACAAAAGAAATATCCCGGGATCATAAACTCATCAGTAATGCTTCGGGACTGGTCACTATTACAGGAGGAAAATGGACTACGTATCGTAAAATGGCAGAAGAAACCATTAATCTGGCGATCAAAGTCGCAGCTTTAGAACCAAAAGCCTGTATGACAAAAACCCTGAAAATACATGGCTATGCTCAAAATGAAGAACAGGGCCACTGGAAATTTTATGGCAGCGACGCAGAGGGTATACGTGCTTTGGCGGCAAGTTCTCCGGAACTGGCAGCTGTCTTGCACCCCAAATTTGAACATATTGCAGCGGAGGTGGTATGGGCTGTACGTCACGAAATGGCAAGGAATGTAGAAGATGTACTGGCCAGACGTATGCGGATATTATTTCTCGATGCAAAAGCGTCTTTGGATATGGCTCCTCAGGTTGCTAAATTGATGGCCCAAACGCTGGGAAAAGATGAGCCTTGGATCAATGAGCAGCTTGAAAATTACAGACAGTTAGTGAAAAACTATATTATAAATTAA
- the agaR gene encoding transcriptional repressor AgaR: protein MNSVERHHLILEKLKQIGNITVSELCEELGVSTVTIRKDLKFLEDSSLLFRVHGGATRQNPYTTDRPVFEKEKLHTLEKSKIGKTAASFVEPNDSIIIASGTTMQAMAKEIEPQGLLTVVTSALNVAQQLIQHQNVEIIQLGGTMRKTSMSVTGAYAETILKDFFCSKLFLGVDGIDMDFGITTTNAQEARLNRVMMESAQKVIVLVDSSKFGRKSFGKIAEINQIDILITDNYVNPRYVEKLESLGIKVIVV from the coding sequence ATGAATAGCGTTGAAAGACACCATTTAATCTTAGAAAAACTTAAACAGATTGGTAATATTACGGTTTCCGAACTTTGTGAAGAACTAGGGGTTTCGACCGTTACTATTCGAAAGGATCTAAAATTTTTAGAAGACAGTTCGCTGTTATTTCGGGTTCACGGTGGTGCTACCCGGCAAAATCCGTATACCACAGATCGTCCTGTTTTCGAAAAGGAAAAATTACATACACTCGAGAAATCGAAAATAGGTAAAACGGCTGCTTCATTTGTAGAACCCAATGATTCTATTATCATTGCTTCAGGGACGACTATGCAGGCCATGGCAAAAGAAATCGAACCTCAGGGACTGCTTACTGTGGTAACATCTGCTTTGAATGTGGCACAGCAGCTTATCCAGCATCAGAATGTAGAAATTATACAGCTTGGAGGCACCATGAGAAAAACTTCAATGTCGGTTACAGGCGCTTATGCTGAAACGATTTTAAAGGACTTCTTTTGTTCTAAACTTTTTCTTGGTGTCGATGGAATTGATATGGATTTCGGTATTACCACTACCAATGCGCAGGAAGCTCGGCTGAACCGGGTTATGATGGAATCGGCTCAAAAGGTAATCGTATTGGTGGATTCCAGTAAGTTTGGCCGTAAGAGCTTTGGTAAAATAGCGGAGATCAACCAAATCGATATTCTGATAACAGATAATTATGTTAATCCCCGTTATGTAGAAAAACTGGAATCTTTGGGGATTAAAGTTATTGTCGTTTAA
- a CDS encoding Gfo/Idh/MocA family oxidoreductase, which translates to MKKQENSRREFLKKSIIGAAAFTIVPRFVLGGQGYLAPSDHLTKGVIGVGSMGRGHFAYAGTKTVAICDVDTRHLAIAQKTLGGGVREYHDFRELIKSPEVDIVHIATPPHWHGLMAVEAARAGKDIWCEKPMTRTIGEGQKVKEAVKQHGNIFRLNTWFRFEDNFYGMQVPVRKIKKLVDTGMLGWPLKVTISKHTGFDWKFFWIGKQNLPVEQVPAELDYDMWLGPAPYKPYSTHRTHLTFRGYWDYDGGGLGDMGQHYLDPVQYFLGKDEESPVSVEVDAPQQHNDAVGTWRRITYTYADGCQIILDGEGKDEGLAYIEGPKGKLYKGFVSDIPDLERKLSQYPEPAPQITNFLESVRTRQKFALNEENGYRSCTLVNLGLIALRLNRSLKFDSDKQVFINDEGANRLIHQPMRGPWTI; encoded by the coding sequence ATGAAAAAACAAGAAAATTCAAGACGTGAGTTTCTCAAAAAGTCAATTATAGGAGCTGCTGCTTTTACAATTGTGCCACGTTTTGTTTTAGGAGGACAAGGTTATCTTGCACCAAGTGATCACCTGACCAAAGGTGTCATTGGCGTGGGATCAATGGGACGCGGACATTTTGCTTATGCCGGTACAAAAACCGTCGCTATCTGTGATGTTGATACCCGTCATTTGGCTATCGCTCAGAAAACATTAGGCGGTGGTGTACGTGAATACCACGATTTCAGAGAGCTGATTAAATCTCCCGAAGTGGATATTGTCCATATTGCCACCCCTCCGCATTGGCACGGATTGATGGCTGTAGAAGCTGCCCGCGCCGGAAAAGATATATGGTGTGAAAAACCAATGACCAGAACTATAGGTGAGGGGCAGAAGGTTAAAGAAGCTGTAAAACAGCACGGTAATATATTTCGTCTAAATACCTGGTTTAGGTTTGAAGACAATTTCTACGGCATGCAGGTGCCTGTCAGAAAGATCAAAAAACTGGTTGATACCGGAATGTTGGGATGGCCACTTAAAGTGACCATCAGTAAACATACTGGTTTTGACTGGAAGTTCTTCTGGATTGGTAAGCAGAATTTGCCTGTGGAACAAGTACCTGCAGAACTGGATTATGATATGTGGTTAGGGCCTGCACCGTACAAGCCTTACAGTACACATCGTACTCACCTCACATTCCGCGGATACTGGGATTATGATGGAGGAGGTCTGGGCGATATGGGGCAACACTATCTGGATCCTGTCCAGTATTTCTTAGGAAAAGATGAAGAAAGTCCGGTGTCAGTTGAAGTAGATGCTCCGCAACAACACAATGATGCAGTAGGTACCTGGAGACGTATTACCTATACCTATGCTGATGGTTGTCAGATTATATTAGACGGAGAGGGCAAAGACGAGGGATTAGCTTATATTGAAGGACCTAAGGGTAAATTATATAAAGGATTTGTGTCGGATATTCCGGATCTGGAAAGAAAACTTTCGCAATATCCGGAACCTGCACCACAGATTACAAACTTCCTGGAGTCTGTGAGAACAAGACAGAAATTTGCGCTGAATGAAGAGAATGGATATCGTTCATGTACATTAGTCAATCTTGGGCTGATTGCATTGAGACTCAACCGTTCGTTGAAATTCGATTCTGACAAACAGGTGTTTATTAATGATGAAGGCGCTAATCGTTTGATCCATCAACCGATGAGAGGTCCGTGGACTATTTAA